A single genomic interval of Mycolicibacterium holsaticum DSM 44478 = JCM 12374 harbors:
- a CDS encoding DUF1304 domain-containing protein → MGFAGLFFAGLAALLHVYIWVMESFTWTSARTRATFGLTEEEASATKELAFNQGFYNLFLAIVTVTGIVIGGLGYNWVGIALVFAGTGSMLAAALVLLLSSPDKARAAVTQGALPLIAIVLLGIAVTL, encoded by the coding sequence ATGGGTTTCGCCGGGCTGTTCTTCGCGGGTCTCGCGGCGCTTCTGCACGTCTACATCTGGGTGATGGAGTCGTTCACCTGGACGTCGGCACGCACCAGGGCCACCTTCGGCCTCACCGAGGAAGAGGCCTCGGCCACCAAGGAGTTGGCCTTCAACCAGGGCTTCTACAACCTGTTCCTGGCCATCGTCACGGTCACCGGGATCGTGATCGGCGGCCTCGGCTACAACTGGGTGGGCATCGCGCTCGTCTTCGCAGGCACCGGATCGATGCTGGCCGCGGCGCTCGTGCTGCTGCTGTCCTCGCCGGACAAGGCGCGTGCCGCGGTCACACAGGGCGCCCTGCCGCTGATCGCGATCGTGCTGCTGGGGATCGCCGTCACGCTGTAG